CAGAGTGAGAGTTGAAAGCAGGTTAAGACCCAGAAGCTCCTTGGGTATGGAAAGCTCCGGAAAGAGAAGAAGCCTGTGAGCCCTCATACCCTCCTCCCTGTAAAAGTTTGTGTAGGAGGCGCTCAGGTTGAAGTATATGTGAGGAAGTAATTGGCTTTCTTTAAGATAAAAGCCCATCTCCGGCAACCTCTGAAGAGTTTGTCTGTTGCTGGGTGAGGTAGTATCGTAAAACCTTTTCAAATCAAAGGTAAAGAGAAAGCTCTCCCACTCCCTTCTGTAGCTGATATAGGAAGTAAGGTAGGGAACCGTCCTCTCCCTTGTTGTAAAGTAAACATCTTGCATAAAGTAGGGGTCAGACAGGAGGTCAACTCCCGCCTTCAGGTTTCCCAGGTCAACTTCTCCCCTTATCCTGTATCGATTCTCTCTAAAGGTAGATAGGTCTCTGCCCTGCCACCATTTACCGGGAGGTGTTGGTTCTCTGTAGAAGGAAAGATTTGTATTAAGGTCAAGCTCTTTTCTGAGAGACTGGCGGTATTCAAGGGAAAGTCCCTTTGCCTGTCTGTTTCTGAAATCAAATGTCAGGGTCATATCTTTATTCTTTGATATAGCCCAGTATATAGGCTGCTGATATATGAAGGTGTTGTATGTATTTGAGCCTATGGTGGGGGGCAGAAGCCCTGACCTTCTATCTCCCACAGGAAACAAACTTACGGGAAGGTAGGCAATGGGAATTCTGAAAAGCCTGAGACTGTTGTTCTTGCTGAAAACATAGCGTGGTGATATGCTGGCCCTTGAAAAGCATAGGTTCATCTCTCTTCTGTCAGGAGGACATGTGGTTATTGAACCCTCTTCTACAGAATACAGCTCACCTTCCTTGTCCACCCTCTTTGCTGTGAAATTGAACTTTTCAAACCTGCCCTCTGCATCAAGAAAGTATCCCACATCTCTCTCAAGGTCAAGAAGCGCCTCCTTCCCTCTAACTTCAAGCCTCCCATCTGCAGACTTTATGTAGACATTATCCCTGGCGTAAACCACCCTCTTCTGAGGGTCGTAAGTCATGAAATCTGCCCTTATGTAGTATTCTCTGTAGTAAGCCTCCACATCCCCCGTTGCCCTGAAAGTTCCATCTGGCAATCTTTCAAGACTTTGAGAGAGAACTTCAAGAGAAAAGGAGTAGGAAAAGAAAAGGAAGAAGAGAAGGAAAAGGAGCATATAGATATTTTATTTTACTCTTTGAGCGCTTCCTCCGGAGACTTCGCCCTCTGCAGTATCTTTACCACAACCCATCTCTTGGTCTTTGAAAGAGGCCTCGTTTCCCTTATTACCACAAGGTCCCCTGTCCTGCACTGGTTATTGGGGTCATGGGCATGGTATTTCTTGCTTTTTATTATGTGCTTT
This window of the Aquificaceae bacterium genome carries:
- a CDS encoding LPS-assembly protein LptD, which gives rise to MLLFLLFFLFFSYSFSLEVLSQSLERLPDGTFRATGDVEAYYREYYIRADFMTYDPQKRVVYARDNVYIKSADGRLEVRGKEALLDLERDVGYFLDAEGRFEKFNFTAKRVDKEGELYSVEEGSITTCPPDRREMNLCFSRASISPRYVFSKNNSLRLFRIPIAYLPVSLFPVGDRRSGLLPPTIGSNTYNTFIYQQPIYWAISKNKDMTLTFDFRNRQAKGLSLEYRQSLRKELDLNTNLSFYREPTPPGKWWQGRDLSTFRENRYRIRGEVDLGNLKAGVDLLSDPYFMQDVYFTTRERTVPYLTSYISYRREWESFLFTFDLKRFYDTTSPSNRQTLQRLPEMGFYLKESQLLPHIYFNLSASYTNFYREEGMRAHRLLLFPELSIPKELLGLNLLSTLTLENLFYLDVRGEDFKDKSVVGSLRYRERLPYFFNFNLRGFQFKNILEFSYSYRPKSFNNPRFDRLDSIDRESLLSYTLRSHGYYAERILYTLFLEGGYNHLGRFTYAGQEVRENLLPVRAILWLYPLDWLRLSSDSVYDPVHGRLLKTIGSLTLSGEGKSITLGRTLEKNYDGTRVNDQYSLSASALYRKANITLGLIRDNRINKDLQRQAGMEYRGACWSFGLLLRDIYDGTRQKYLKEVFLTFNVFDLQRFTVPLKR
- the rpsQ gene encoding 30S ribosomal protein S17 codes for the protein MMEKPWHLKRKELVGYVVSDKMDKTVVVKVDRKEAHPLYKKHIIKSKKYHAHDPNNQCRTGDLVVIRETRPLSKTKRWVVVKILQRAKSPEEALKE